The Macaca nemestrina isolate mMacNem1 chromosome 6, mMacNem.hap1, whole genome shotgun sequence genome window below encodes:
- the LOC105499372 gene encoding heat shock protein beta-3, with translation MAKIILRHLIEIPVRYQEEFETRGLEDCRLDHALYALPGPTIVDLRKTRAAQSPPVNSAAERPPREGKSRFQILLDVVQFLPEDIIIQTFEGWLLIKAQHGTRMDEHGFISRSFTRQYKLPDGVETKDLSAVLCHDGILVVEVKDPAGTK, from the coding sequence ATGGCAAAAATCATTTTGAGGCACCTCATAGAGATTCCAGTGCGTTACCAGGAAGAGTTTGAAACTCGAGGTCTAGAAGACTGCAGGCTGGATCATGCTTTATACGCACTGCCTGGGCCAACCATCGTGGACCTGAGGAAAACCAGAGCAGCGCAGTCTCCTCCAGTGAACTCAGCAGCAGAGAGGCCACCCCGAGAAGGCAAATCCCGTTTTCAGATCCTGCTGGACGTGGTCCAGTTCCTCCCCGAAGACATCATCATTCAGACCTTCGAAGGCTGGCTGCTGATAAAAGCACAACACGGAACCAGAATGGACGAGCACGGTTTTATCTCAAGAAGCTTCACCCGACAGTACAAACTACCAGATGGCGTGGAAACCAAAGATTTGTCTGCAGTCCTCTGTCATGATGGAATTTTGGTGGTGGAAGTAAAGGATCCAGCTGGGACTAAGTGA